GCCGACGGTGGATGAATTGTGCATCTCTGCAACCTATTCTGGAATCCCGCTGATCAGGAGGCAAAGCAGCTTTCATGCATTGAACCAGAAGGCGACGGCAAGAAAGATAGCTGAGCAGCTGGGCAGGAAATATGAAGATGTGAACCTGATCGTCGCCCATTTGGGTGGGGGGATATCGGTAGGCGCCCATCGCCGGGGCAAGGTGGTGGATGTGAACAACGCCCTTGACGGAGATGGACCTTTTTCGCCGGAGCGGGCCGGAACACTGCCGGCGGGGGATCTGGTCAAGCTTTGTTACAGCGGTGAATATTCCCGGGAGCAAGTATTGCGGCTCGTTCAGGGGGGAGGCGGCCTGATGGCCTATCTGGGGACTACCAGCGGCCTGGAGATCGAAAAGAGAATTACTGAAGGGGATATGGTCGCAGCCGAGGTCTTCGAGGCCATGGCCTACCAGGTGGCAAAAGAAATCGGCGCCTGCGCCGCCGTCCTTGAAGGACAGGTGGATGCCATCGCCCTCACCGGCAGCTTGGCCTACTCGGAGCGATTGGTTGAAAACCTGAAAAAGAAGGTTTCCTTCATCGCCCAAGTCCGGCTGGATCCCGGAGAAAATGAAATGGCGGCCCTGGCTGCAGGCGCAATGCGCTATTTCAAGGGCACCGAACAGCTTTCAATTTACTGAGAGGA
This region of Geotalea daltonii FRC-32 genomic DNA includes:
- the buk gene encoding butyrate kinase → MEKTLLVINLGSTSTKIAVSKSEDMLFTESVPHTAEELKKYQRIIDQYELRERTVLDVLAEKKVALEQLDGIASRGGNMKPIPGGIYEICPAMIDDMKSGKYGQHPNMCGGIVAHQLGKKLNIPALTVDPPTVDELCISATYSGIPLIRRQSSFHALNQKATARKIAEQLGRKYEDVNLIVAHLGGGISVGAHRRGKVVDVNNALDGDGPFSPERAGTLPAGDLVKLCYSGEYSREQVLRLVQGGGGLMAYLGTTSGLEIEKRITEGDMVAAEVFEAMAYQVAKEIGACAAVLEGQVDAIALTGSLAYSERLVENLKKKVSFIAQVRLDPGENEMAALAAGAMRYFKGTEQLSIY